The nucleotide window GTAATTGACAATATCCCGGCCACGTTCGGCATAGTCCGCCGGACACTGTCTGGCAATGTCGGCCAGGCTTTTTCCTTCCCATTGGCCCATGGCAATTTCCCGCAGATCGGCCCGGCTGACCGGAGTGAGTCCCCGCCCGGCGGCAATGATTGCGGCAGTGTGGGCGGAACGCGTTAAATCACTGCTGAAAATATGCCCGATTTCCTGCCGGGCCAGCGCCTGGCGCAGCAAGGCGGCCTGGCGAATACCCTCAGCCGACAACGGTACATCAATCTGGCCGATATAGCGGTGGTCGCTGTTGCCGTCGGCCGCTATCCGGCCATGCCGCGCCAGATAAATTTTTCTGTCTTGCATACGATTGTCACCACTTTCCTTCAAACTATGGAACAAGGCTTCAGCCGCGTTTATTCAGCCCGAAGCTGCTGCGGCGGCCCTCCGCCGGTCATACGCAGTCTCCGTTTTTCCGCCCGGAACGGCAATACGTCCCTACAGGAAATCCATTCTACGGCCAAATCGAATTGACCGGCCTGTTCGGCCCGTTGCAGGGCCGGTATTTGCTGCAAAGCTTTCCGGAGAAGGGCGGGGGCGGGAACGGGGAACCCTTCCAGCAAAACCAGGCAAAGCCTGAGCTTGAGCAGCGCGCTGCCATTATCGGCAACAGCGCTGAAGTCGGCGATCCCCGGCAGCGGCAACAGTGCTTCATCCAGGTCGGCCATGGTCAGTCCTCCGTTGCCGCCAAGCCGCAGCTGCCCGTCACAACGGCTCCTGATCCGTTCCAGCAGTCTAAGCCCGGCCCCGCAGGGACATGGTTCCGGCCTAAACCGGGAGATATCGCCGGTACGGTAGCGGATAAGCGGCATTCCCCGCCTGGTCAGTGTGGTAAAAACCACTTCTCCGTATTCGCCGTCAGGCAGCGGCAGGCCGGTCGCCGGGTCAATCACTTCCACATACAGGTCGGCTTCGCGCAAATGATAACCGGCATGAGCCGCACATTCAATGCCGCCGCCCAGTCCCATTTCGGTCATGCCGTAATGCCTGAACACTTCACAGCCCCAGATGCGCTTCAGTTCCCGCACCACAGCATCGGAAACGCAATCGGTGCTCAGCAGCGCCCGCTGCGGCGCCCAGCCGCCGCCGTTTTTTTCCCAGTAACGGGCCAGCGCCGCCGCTTGCACCGGTACACCGGCCAGACAGGTAATCCGCTCCCGCTTAATGAGGTTAAGGACAGCTGAAAGGCTGTCAACCAGTCCGTAAGGCACCGGCTCCGCTCCCAGCTGTTCCAGGCTCATCCTCAGCAGTTCGCCGACACTGCCGGGGCGCTCTCCCGGCAGCAGCACCAGCACCCGGTCGCCCGGGCCAGCCAGAGTGGACATGCCGCACCGGAAAAAATCAATGGTCAGTTCCTGGTCCTCGCGGGTAAAATATATCCGTTTGGGCTGTCCTGTGGTGCCGGAGGTGTCGAGCGTAACCACCCGGCTGATCTCGCTTTGGGAAACACAAAGCAGCTGCAGTCCCTGTTCCCTGACATCGGCCGGTAGGGTAAAAGGAAGGCTGGCAATCTGATCCAGGCTGGTCAGCAAATTGCCGCCGCCCAAGCCGGCCAGCCGGTCGCGGTAGAAGGGGCTGTGCTGTCTGGCCCAGCGAAGGGTGCTATTCAGGCTGGCCAGCTGATAAGCGCGAAGCTCTTCCTGGCAAATCCGGCTGCCGGCCGCCTGTATTTTAGCGGCTATCCAGGACGCCAGCGGGGTAACGGGCAGCTTGGCGTTCATTCGCCGCTCCGGTACAGCGGCCGGCCATGGCAGTCGGTTAAGTTGTAAGCGCAAAACGGAATAATCCGGCCATCCTGGCTGACGACATGGATAAAACACTCCCGGAGCCGTTCAAGATCCAGGGTCCAGGCATCCTGAAACGCCATTCCCGATACGGCCAGCTTATAGATGCTGACCCGTTCCAGAAATTCGTCCAGACTGGAAAAATGGCCGGCTGGGCGCTCCGGCAGCTCCGGTTTTATGACCGGAGCTGCCGCCTTGGCGGCCGACCATTGTTTGGCGACAAACTTCCGGGCGCGTTTGGCGCCGTTGGCGGCAGCCCGGGGCTGGCCGCAGCAGCCGGCCTCTTTGTCCGTTTGCAGTGGCTGCAGGCAACCGTCCGGCATCAGAATAAAATTGCCGTGAAATGAGCAATGGGCATGCTCACCGCCCGGCGGGACAAAATGCTTGGCTTTCATCAGCCCGCCCGTCTGCCATTCAATGTTTCTGATAACAGCCGGCAGGGTCAGGCGGTCTTTGTCCCGGGGATATTCCGGATAGCGGCCAAAATAGCTTACGGGCTGAAAATGAACGCCCCGCACCACCGGCATTTTACTTACGGCAAACTTCAAAATAGCGCCGATATCACCGTCATTAATCCCCGGCACGAGGGTCGGCACCAGCACAACGCCGATGCCGCAGGCGCTGCAATGATCGAGCACCGTCTTTTTTTGTTCCAGCAGCGGCCGGCCCCGCAAACGGGTATAAATGCCGTCATCCAGGCCGTCAAACTGGAGAAACACGCAATCCAAGCCGGCTTTTCCCAGTTGCCGGACATACTCCCGGTCGGCAGCCAGCCGCAGGCCATTGGTATTGAGCTGAATAAAGGAAAAGCCCAGCGTTTTTCCCAGGGCAATAATTTCCGGCAAATCGTCCCGTACCGTAGGTTCCCCGCCGGACAGCTGAATGTTGTACGGACCGCCGCTGTTCAGAAGCAAACGGTACCAGCCTTCGATCACGGCCAGCTCCGGTTCGGCCCGGCGCTCCTGCGCGGCAGCGGCGAAACAGACCGGGCAATGCAGATTGCAGTTAGGTGTAACCTCCAGCAATACGCAGCAGCTTTGCTGACGGTGATCCGGACACAGCCCGCAGTCGAACGGGCAGCCTTTGGCCGGCGCAGTGGCGCACACCGCCGGCGGCGAGGGCGTCCTGGCATAATTCCAGGTCTGATAGGCCGGTTTTCCCTGCCAGATCAGCACCGTAAAATCGCCATGTTCCGGACAGTTTTTTTGTAAATAAATATGGTCGCCCACAGCCACGCGCCGGGCGGAAATCCGGCGCAGGCATTCGGGGCAGACGCTTTCGGTTGTTGATAAAACAATGCCAGCTAGTTCCTGAAGTTGCGTCATTGGCAAATAACTACCTTTCCTCATCGTTTAAGCACCGGGCAATCAAATCCCGCAGCAGTTCTTCAAATTTCTGTTTGCCGCCTGCCGGGTCGGGCGAAGGAAAGCTTACTTTAATTACCTGGTCGTCAATAACCCCTTTGACTGTGGTCCCTTCCGGCAGAAGGGCCTGGAAATAAGGCCGGGGCAGGTTTCGCCGGCAATCCAGCTTTCCCAGACGGCCAAGCCGTTCGAGGAAGGTATCGCCGGTTCTGACTGGCAGCCGGTATTCGTAAATATGTGTCCCGCCAAAGCAGTTTTCAACTTTTTTCCCTTCAAAAGTATTCATTGCTGTAGCTGGCGGATGGCTGCCAGGCAATAGTCAATATCCTCATCCCGGGTGAAGCGGGACAGGCTGAAGCGCACCGTTCCCGCCGGCGCCGTGCCCAGGCAGGTGTGAATTCGCGGCGCGCAATGCAGGCCGGTGCGGCAAATGAGGTGAAAGCTCTTATGTAAAATATCCCCGGCATCCTCTATATTCCAGTTGGTCAGCGTAAAAGAGACTACCGGCGTTCCGGGCGGGGAAACGGCAATGACACTGGCGCCGGCTTCAGCCAGGCCCAGGGCTAGCCGTTTCGTCCGCTGCCGGAGGCCGGCGATGTCAAGCGGATTGCGGACATTCCAGGACAATGCGGCAGCCAGCCCGGCGAAAGCGGCATCATTTGGCGTCCCGGCTTCAAAGCGGCTCGGCAGGATCGGCGGCATTTCGGCCAGCTCACTCTGGATTCCGGTTCCCCCGACCCAGACCGGTTCCAGCTCCAGGCCGGGTGAAAGGTACAGCCCGCCCGTCCCGCCCGGGCCTAATAAATATTTGTGTCCGGTAAATGCAACCATATCAATTCCCCAGACATCCGGCAGCACCGGAACAAGGCCCAGCGTCTGAGACGCATCCAGCAGGGTGGCAGCACCGGCCTGTTTTGCCAGCCGCCCCAGCAGCGCCGCATCATTGACGGCGCCGGTAACATTGGAGGCATGCGTAAATACCGCCAGCTGAGGGGCCGTCTTGCGCAATGCCGTTTCCCACTGCTCCGGTTCAAGCCGCCCTTCCCGGCAGACCGGAGCGATATGCACGGTAAGCCGGTTCTTTTTGGCCAGATAATGCAGCGGGCGCAGCACGGAATTATGTTCGGCGGCAGTGGTCAGAACAGCTCCACCCGGCTTCCAGTGAAAGCCCTGCAGGGCTATATTGAGCGCGTGCGTGGCATTGGGAGTGAGAATAATCCGTTCCCGGTCCGGAACCTGCAGCAGGTCAGCCAATAGCTGGCGGCAGTTCCCGGGAATATCCGGAGCACTGAACCCCGATCGTCCGGCATGGTACGGCAATCCTTCGATATGGGCCGCTACTGCTTGACCTACCAGCGGTGCTTTGGGCCAGGAAGCAGCGGCATTGTTCACATAAACGTAACTCACAGGTTCTTCCCCCTATTGCAGAGCAATTTCCTCTAAATGGCTGATGCCCAGCAATTCGGTAATCCGGCTGCTGATGGCCTCGGCCGTCCGCTGCCGCCGGGTTATTGCCGCCAGTTTTTCCGGACTGCCGGAACCTTTGGCGAGCGCCGGCAGGAAGCGGTCGGCGAGACTGGCCAGACGATCCTCCTGCACAAGTTTATCGGCCAGAAAAACGATTGCCGCTTCATCAAGGTTGCTTTCCGCCGAAAAATCCATGTCCATATGAGAACCGACAATAGCGGCAAGGGTCTCAAAGCCCTGCGCTTTCATTAACTTTTCGCCCCGGCCGGCATGGTTGCGCTGGCCCTTGGCAATATCATGCAGCAGTCCGCCGGCAACTACCAGGTCTATATTAAGCTTCATACCGGCGGCATTTAAACAGCAGGCCAGACGCTTTCCCACCTCGGCGACCTTTCTGCCATGGGCAATAATCCGCTCATTGTTCTGATGACGGCGTAATATGGCCAGACATTCCGTATAGGCGGGTATTTCCCGGGCCTCCATTGAATCCACTCCTCCCGCTGTTTCGTTCCCTTTGCCGGCCTTATTTCGCCAGGCTGTCTCCGGCCGGATCTGTATCCGGTCAGCCCGCAGCCTAATAGGCCGTCTGCCCGGACAAATCATAGCCGCCTGCGGTCAAAATTTCCTCGACTTTACTCAGTGTTTGCAAGACCAGCTGCGGACACCGCATCATCCGGTTAGCCGGATTGTTTTCCAAAATATCGAAGCAGGCGATGCCGCCATACGGGGCAAGATTTTCTTCTTCAAACCATTCGACAAGTTCTTTCACCATTTCGTTCAGGCGGCTGTCCTCCATTTCCTCAGGCGTTCCTTTGCCGGCATACAAGCCGATAAGGCAGGCTCCGCCGGTTAAAGCGCCGCAGGTTTTGCCGCAAAATCCCATGCCGCCCACCAGGCCGGACATCGCCCGCACCACCTCGGGAATGTTTTTGCCCTGCGCTTCCAGTCCGATCAGCAGAAGGATCTGGCTGCAATAAAAACCCTGCTGTGATAGTTCCAGCATCTTCATAAACCTGTCTGTCATCCTTTTCCCGCCTCCACTGCAAATTTTCCCGGCAGGCCCGCAGGTCTGCTATTTTTCCGGCGATAGTACCAGCCGGGCCGACATTCTGCACTGGGGACAAAGCCGCCCCTCGTTGGTATTCGTGCATTTCCGGCAATATACGGTAAAACATCTCACACATTGGAATAAGGGCGTATCGTCTGTTTGGCCGGCGCACCGGGGACAAGCAGCTTTAGTCAAACCAGATCATCCTTCCGTTCGGTAACTTTTTCCGCCACCAGTAAAAAATAGCCCGGTTGTTGCGCGGTAAACAGCTCTTGCGTTCCCGGCGGTCTGTCCCGGCCGGCGCAGGTGCATTGCCAGAGCTTTTCCGCCGAACCGTATTTAAGGATAAAACGGGCCACAAATTCCTGCAGACAAGCCGACTGGTCTTCCGAGACAAGCGTACGAAACCCGCAGCCGGTCAGCAGCGACGCCCATTCTTCCCTGCTCATCAGTCCACCGTTGCGCCGGGTATTTACGCGCCGGGCGTACAGATCGGTGATTGCCAGCTTGCCTCCGGGGATAAGCACCCGGTTGATTTCAGCCAGCACTTTTCCGGCAGCCGGCATTACGGACAGGCTGCACTCAGCCAGAACGCCGTGTACGGCGGCGTCCGGCCAGGGCAGTGCTTCACCTGACGCCCGGACCAGCGCCAGTTCAGGCCGTCGGTTTCGTCCCTGTTCCAGCCGGGTTTTGTCCCGGTCGACTCCTGAAGCCCGTAAACCCCGGACGCCGCACAAATATTCCACCGTTACGCCGCCGCCGCAGCCGAGGTCAATGATTAACGCCCCGGCCGGGAAAGCGCAGTAATCCACCAGGCGGCCGGTTAGCGGCAGCCCGCCGGGATGCAGGGGTTCCTCCAGCCCAAGCACATGGTCGGTCATTTTCCTGTCCATTATTTATCCTCCAGTGCAGCTTCCACTTGCTGCATTTTTCCCTGAACCAGGTCTTCGGGAATATAAACCAGGCCGCATTGGGAACAGCGGTACAGTTCCACCGGAAAACTGCCGCCAAGGTAGGACAGGGTGACCTGTCCCGGCGTCAGCTGAATATTGCATTTGGCGCAAGTAATATTTAAGGGGTGTTCAATTGTTTTAGTGACCATCGGTTTTCCCCCGCTATCCGTTAATTTCCAGCCGGTGACAATACGCATTATGAACGGTAAAGCCGCCGGTGCAGGGCGAGTATTCCACCCAGTAGGTTACGCTGGCCGGCTGCAAATACGCAATATAATGTTCCCTGTCGTTGTCCCGGAGTTTATTGCCGGTACGTTCGGCATAGGCGATGACTGCCTGGACATCGCCGGCTAAAATTCGCCTGTCATCCAGCACCTGCTTGACCTTTTCCGGAATAATTACCTGAAACTCAGCTTTTGGTGCTTCCACTCTCTCACCCCAGACTTCCCTGCATAGCGAAATTTTTAATTTGGCCCGGTTCTCCTGACGGTCTGAATAGCCGGGACCCGGTCTGGAAGCCCGATCGTGGCTGCGCCCCAAGATCAAATCCAGCAGGTGATGGACGCGCTTTCCGCGTCCGGCGAAATTATCCCGGCACATGGCGCAGTAAACCAGATAGTCGGACGGGCTTTCCGTGATGCGTCTGTCAATGACCTTGCGGGCAACCTCCTGGTTGGCGCAGCTCATCAGCCCGCCATACCCGCAGCAAACGGTATGCTCGCGATTGTCAGGCAATTCTTCAATTTCATACCCCAATTTGCCGGCAATACTGCGGACGCCGGCTTGTAACCCGGCCTCGTAGCGGGTCGTGCAGCTGTCGTGGACAGCAAGCCTTGACGGTTGGGAAGCCGGTTGCGCCGCCGGCGGCAGACCGGTGCGGTCCAGCAGCGTCCATACCGTCTCCAGCGGTATATCCGGCAAGTTGTGCCTGAACATGCTAAAACAGGTTGGACAGGCGGTAAGAATGGCCGGACTGCCTAATTTACGCCAGTTGTCTTCCACTGTTTTCATCGTTTCCCGAAATAAGGCTGTCTGTCCGGCCCAGCCGGCCGGAGCGCCGCAGCAGCCCAGCATGAGGCCGACGCCGCCAGCCAGTTTGTCACAAAGAAACCGGTACAATGCCGTCACCGCCTCCGGTGAAGACGCCGCCAGCTGGCAGCCCGGATAGAAGACGGCTTTGCTGGACAGATGGCCCGGCTGATGACGGCACAGCGAAAATTGCCGGCTGTTGCTGAACTGCATATCCCGCAAGGCGAAGTCATGGGCCGATGGCGGCATCTTGCCTTTGGCCACCATCGTTTGCCTTGCTTCGAGGAATACTTCCCCCATCGCCAGGTGTTCCGGGCAAATATGCGCGCACAGACCGCATAAGCTGCAGGAATTAATCATTTTATTGGCATGATGAATGCCCATGACTATGGATAGATTATTGTATACCTCCCGTACATAACGCTTGGGATAAGAACGGTAATGCGCCAGAAATTCACATTTTTTTACGCACTCGCGGCATTCACAGGCCAGACAGCGGCCGGCCTCCTGCAGCGCCTCCTCGCGGTTGTAGCCCAGGGCGGGGGAGGCCATTGGCGTCAGCGCCTGCGGCGCAATCCCGTCAATATTGCTATACAGCCTTGTCCGGCAGGAGCCGGCCGGCTCCCGGCTGGCGGTAAGCGACGCGTTTTGCAGCAGCCGGTCAATGGAGATGGCCGCGCTTTTGCCGTCCGCGATTGACGCAATGGGCGACCAGGCGGACGGTCTCTGGCGGGAACTGCCACCGGCGAAAACACCCGCCTGGCTGGTCGCCAGCGTCTGCGCGTCCACTGCAACAGCGCCGGCGTTGTCAAGCTCCAGGCCCAGCTCCTGCAGGGCCGAGTTTTCAGCGCCTATCCCAAGATAAACAGCGGCGAACTCTTGGCGCAGACTGTCTAAAGACCTGCTGGCGTCAGGCCGGTTGCCGACCGGATGGTGGAGTTGGAGTTTTACTGCGTAGCTGGCCAAAAGTTCAAAATCCCTGTCAAGCACTTGCCGGGGCAGCCGGTTCTCCGGAATTGTCCGGAGCCTTCCGCCCGGCTGGCCGGCGGCTTCAAACACAACCGCCTCGTAGCCTTTCCGGGCAAGCTCCACCGCTGCGGTCAACCCGCTCAGACCGGCGCCCACAACGGCCACCTGCGGCTTTTTCACCGGCAGGGAAGGTGCTTTTGTTATGGTTTGGTTATAGTCAACGCAAATTTGCTCCAGCGCCCTGATGGAAATTGCCTCATCAAGTTCGCCGCGTTTACAGTAGCGGCGGCAGGGCTGATCGCAAACGCGGCTGATGATTCCGGGAAAAGGCACCATTCGGTGGAACAAAGCGAAACCGGCCGTATAATCCTGTTTACGCACAGCGGCGAGCATGCCCCGGACATCGACGTGAACCGGACATCCGGCGGTGCAGCCCGGCGGGTTTTCCTGGACGCATTGCGCTTCTCTGCTCCGCAATTGTTTTTGATTCATTTGTATGCGCTCGTTTCTTAGATTTTGAGTTTTTCCAGGCCGGCCTTGATTTTTTCCGGCAGGGCCGGGACGGCGTAAATGCGAACTCCTGTGGCATGGTAAATAGCATTCAGGATGGCCGGATGCGGAGCGGTCAGCGGTCCTTCGCCCACTCCGGCGGCGCCGTACGGACCGTGTTCGCGCGGGGTGATGTTATAAATAATTTCCAGGTTATCAGGGATGTCCTGTATAAAGGGGAGGCCGCAGGCAATCAGATTGGTATGTTTCTTCAGGTCTTCAAAATCCTCGGTCAGAGCCAGGCCGATGCCCTGAGCCAGACCTCCGTAAATCTGGCCGTCGGTGGTCGCCCGGTTGGTAATTGTGCCGATGTCGGCAACTGTGGTGAATTTCACTACTTTGGCTTTGCCTGTCTTCATATCGACTTCCACTTCCGGCATGAAGACTTCATACATATAGATGGCAAACGGATCGCCTTTGGCTGTTTCCGGATCGCAGTCGGTGCACATGGACGCCGTCCATTTGCCGTCGTAGCGGAGCGGGATGTTCTCGGCGACCATTTCCTCATAGGTGCGATAAGTGCCGTCCGGTTTGCGCATGGCGTTGACCAGCATTTCGCAGCCGACCCTGGTGGCGTTGCCGGTCATGACATTTTGCCGGCTGCCGCCGGAAGGGCCGCTGGCTGGGGTAAAGGCCATGTCATTCATAACCAGCCGGATTTGTTCAGGCGTTATTCCCATTTGGCGGAGCGTTTCATGCGCATGGGTCAGAGAGGCCAGGTCCGCGCCCTGCCCATGGTCCTGCCATGAGGAGCCTACCGACACCGTACCGTCTTTGTTCAGCTCCACCCAGGCTACCGAGGAGTCGGGACCATCCAGGCCGCAGCCGTAAATGCCGAGAGAAATGCCCACGCCGCGTTTCTTTTCAGGGGTGGATAATTCCCGGCAGCGCTTTTTGGCTTCTTCATACAGCGGCCGGAGCGTATTGAACATGTCTTCAAAGCAGAATACTTCCGGCACTTGCTGGGTAGGCGTAGTGGCGCCGGGCCGGTAAATATTCTTAAACCGCAATTCCAGCGGGTCCATGCCCAGCTTTACAGCCAGTTCGTCAATGGCGATTTCCGAGGCCAGAAAGGCTTGCGGTGAACCATAAGCGCGGAAAGCAGACCCCCAGGCGTGGTTGGTGCAAACGGTGCGGCCCTGACCACGGATATTTGGGATATCATAACCGGCGCCGGTAAACTGGGCCTGCCGCAGGGTCGCCAGGTCGCCGAATTCGCTGTACGGACCATGGTCCATCGACCAGTCTGTTTCCATTGCCAGCAGTTTGCCGGCTTTATCGGCGGCCAGCTTGCATTTGATGAATACCGGCGAACGCTTGCCGGTGTACGTAATCATCTGATGCATATTGAAATTGAGGGAAACCGGCTTGCCGGTAGCCATGCAGGCCACGCCCAGCAGCGCTTCGTTGGTCGGGCTGAATTTATAGCCAAAGGTGGCGCCGGTTGGGTTGGCGACCAGCCGCAGTTTATCCGGCTCAATGCCAAGCCCGGGACAAATCATGGCATGATGCAGATGCAGGGCAATGCTCTTGGAATGGATGGTCAGGCGGCCTTCTTCATCATAGTAGGCGCAGCCGCAGTCAGGTTCCAGGGCCAGATGCGGCTGGCGGCTGCAATAGGCGTCAATTTCCACTGTCACATTCTCGGGGTCTTCCATCAGCGGCTTGGTGTCTTCACCTTTGACAATACCCTGTTCAAAATAGATATTCGGCACACCTGGATGAATTTCGATCGCATCAGGCGACATGGCTGCAGGCGCGCTCATATAAGCCGGCAAGACCTCCAGCTCGACTTTGACTTTTTTGGCGGCCTGTCGGGCGTGTTCTTCCGTATCGGCGCAGACAATGGCTATGGCGTCCCCGTACTGAAATACCTTCTCATCGCACAGAATCGGCCGGTCCCAGCCGTCCCCTTTATTAGTGGGGAAGGTAATCAGGCCGGTAATGCGGTTTTTGCCTTTCACATCCTTATGGGTAACCACTTTATATACGCCGGGCATCTTTTCCGCTTCGGCAGTATCAATGCCCAGAATGTTGGCATGAGACACTTCGGCCTGCACCAGCGCCATACGCAGGGTTC belongs to Dendrosporobacter quercicolus and includes:
- a CDS encoding DVU_1557 family redox protein, whose amino-acid sequence is MVTKTIEHPLNITCAKCNIQLTPGQVTLSYLGGSFPVELYRCSQCGLVYIPEDLVQGKMQQVEAALEDK
- a CDS encoding pyridine nucleotide-disulfide oxidoreductase/dicluster-binding protein: MNQKQLRSREAQCVQENPPGCTAGCPVHVDVRGMLAAVRKQDYTAGFALFHRMVPFPGIISRVCDQPCRRYCKRGELDEAISIRALEQICVDYNQTITKAPSLPVKKPQVAVVGAGLSGLTAAVELARKGYEAVVFEAAGQPGGRLRTIPENRLPRQVLDRDFELLASYAVKLQLHHPVGNRPDASRSLDSLRQEFAAVYLGIGAENSALQELGLELDNAGAVAVDAQTLATSQAGVFAGGSSRQRPSAWSPIASIADGKSAAISIDRLLQNASLTASREPAGSCRTRLYSNIDGIAPQALTPMASPALGYNREEALQEAGRCLACECRECVKKCEFLAHYRSYPKRYVREVYNNLSIVMGIHHANKMINSCSLCGLCAHICPEHLAMGEVFLEARQTMVAKGKMPPSAHDFALRDMQFSNSRQFSLCRHQPGHLSSKAVFYPGCQLAASSPEAVTALYRFLCDKLAGGVGLMLGCCGAPAGWAGQTALFRETMKTVEDNWRKLGSPAILTACPTCFSMFRHNLPDIPLETVWTLLDRTGLPPAAQPASQPSRLAVHDSCTTRYEAGLQAGVRSIAGKLGYEIEELPDNREHTVCCGYGGLMSCANQEVARKVIDRRITESPSDYLVYCAMCRDNFAGRGKRVHHLLDLILGRSHDRASRPGPGYSDRQENRAKLKISLCREVWGERVEAPKAEFQVIIPEKVKQVLDDRRILAGDVQAVIAYAERTGNKLRDNDREHYIAYLQPASVTYWVEYSPCTGGFTVHNAYCHRLEING
- the trsM gene encoding DVU_1556 family methyltransferase, translated to MDRKMTDHVLGLEEPLHPGGLPLTGRLVDYCAFPAGALIIDLGCGGGVTVEYLCGVRGLRASGVDRDKTRLEQGRNRRPELALVRASGEALPWPDAAVHGVLAECSLSVMPAAGKVLAEINRVLIPGGKLAITDLYARRVNTRRNGGLMSREEWASLLTGCGFRTLVSEDQSACLQEFVARFILKYGSAEKLWQCTCAGRDRPPGTQELFTAQQPGYFLLVAEKVTERKDDLV
- a CDS encoding aminotransferase class V-fold PLP-dependent enzyme — encoded protein: MSYVYVNNAAASWPKAPLVGQAVAAHIEGLPYHAGRSGFSAPDIPGNCRQLLADLLQVPDRERIILTPNATHALNIALQGFHWKPGGAVLTTAAEHNSVLRPLHYLAKKNRLTVHIAPVCREGRLEPEQWETALRKTAPQLAVFTHASNVTGAVNDAALLGRLAKQAGAATLLDASQTLGLVPVLPDVWGIDMVAFTGHKYLLGPGGTGGLYLSPGLELEPVWVGGTGIQSELAEMPPILPSRFEAGTPNDAAFAGLAAALSWNVRNPLDIAGLRQRTKRLALGLAEAGASVIAVSPPGTPVVSFTLTNWNIEDAGDILHKSFHLICRTGLHCAPRIHTCLGTAPAGTVRFSLSRFTRDEDIDYCLAAIRQLQQ
- a CDS encoding DVU_1555 family C-GCAxxG-C-C protein yields the protein MTDRFMKMLELSQQGFYCSQILLLIGLEAQGKNIPEVVRAMSGLVGGMGFCGKTCGALTGGACLIGLYAGKGTPEEMEDSRLNEMVKELVEWFEEENLAPYGGIACFDILENNPANRMMRCPQLVLQTLSKVEEILTAGGYDLSGQTAY
- the trsS gene encoding radical SAM (seleno)protein TrsS; the encoded protein is MTQLQELAGIVLSTTESVCPECLRRISARRVAVGDHIYLQKNCPEHGDFTVLIWQGKPAYQTWNYARTPSPPAVCATAPAKGCPFDCGLCPDHRQQSCCVLLEVTPNCNLHCPVCFAAAAQERRAEPELAVIEGWYRLLLNSGGPYNIQLSGGEPTVRDDLPEIIALGKTLGFSFIQLNTNGLRLAADREYVRQLGKAGLDCVFLQFDGLDDGIYTRLRGRPLLEQKKTVLDHCSACGIGVVLVPTLVPGINDGDIGAILKFAVSKMPVVRGVHFQPVSYFGRYPEYPRDKDRLTLPAVIRNIEWQTGGLMKAKHFVPPGGEHAHCSFHGNFILMPDGCLQPLQTDKEAGCCGQPRAAANGAKRARKFVAKQWSAAKAAAPVIKPELPERPAGHFSSLDEFLERVSIYKLAVSGMAFQDAWTLDLERLRECFIHVVSQDGRIIPFCAYNLTDCHGRPLYRSGE
- a CDS encoding HD domain-containing protein; the protein is MEAREIPAYTECLAILRRHQNNERIIAHGRKVAEVGKRLACCLNAAGMKLNIDLVVAGGLLHDIAKGQRNHAGRGEKLMKAQGFETLAAIVGSHMDMDFSAESNLDEAAIVFLADKLVQEDRLASLADRFLPALAKGSGSPEKLAAITRRQRTAEAISSRITELLGISHLEEIALQ
- a CDS encoding DVU_1553 family AMP-dependent CoA ligase encodes the protein MNAKLPVTPLASWIAAKIQAAGSRICQEELRAYQLASLNSTLRWARQHSPFYRDRLAGLGGGNLLTSLDQIASLPFTLPADVREQGLQLLCVSQSEISRVVTLDTSGTTGQPKRIYFTREDQELTIDFFRCGMSTLAGPGDRVLVLLPGERPGSVGELLRMSLEQLGAEPVPYGLVDSLSAVLNLIKRERITCLAGVPVQAAALARYWEKNGGGWAPQRALLSTDCVSDAVVRELKRIWGCEVFRHYGMTEMGLGGGIECAAHAGYHLREADLYVEVIDPATGLPLPDGEYGEVVFTTLTRRGMPLIRYRTGDISRFRPEPCPCGAGLRLLERIRSRCDGQLRLGGNGGLTMADLDEALLPLPGIADFSAVADNGSALLKLRLCLVLLEGFPVPAPALLRKALQQIPALQRAEQAGQFDLAVEWISCRDVLPFRAEKRRLRMTGGGPPQQLRAE
- a CDS encoding molybdopterin-dependent aldehyde oxidoreductase; translated protein: MLKKILKINGLLRTLIVDPESSLADVLRQQLLLTGCKVGCRQGQCGTCSIIMDGRVIRSCIVKMKKVPEEAAITTIEGLATPENLHPLQVAWMAYGCAQCGFCSPGFILSAKVLLDENPNPAREDIRSWFQRNRNACRCTGYKPLVDAVMAAAKVIRGEVRKEDLLYKPVGNRIYGTTYHRPSALQKVTGTWDFGADVALQMPPGTLRMALVQAEVSHANILGIDTAEAEKMPGVYKVVTHKDVKGKNRITGLITFPTNKGDGWDRPILCDEKVFQYGDAIAIVCADTEEHARQAAKKVKVELEVLPAYMSAPAAMSPDAIEIHPGVPNIYFEQGIVKGEDTKPLMEDPENVTVEIDAYCSRQPHLALEPDCGCAYYDEEGRLTIHSKSIALHLHHAMICPGLGIEPDKLRLVANPTGATFGYKFSPTNEALLGVACMATGKPVSLNFNMHQMITYTGKRSPVFIKCKLAADKAGKLLAMETDWSMDHGPYSEFGDLATLRQAQFTGAGYDIPNIRGQGRTVCTNHAWGSAFRAYGSPQAFLASEIAIDELAVKLGMDPLELRFKNIYRPGATTPTQQVPEVFCFEDMFNTLRPLYEEAKKRCRELSTPEKKRGVGISLGIYGCGLDGPDSSVAWVELNKDGTVSVGSSWQDHGQGADLASLTHAHETLRQMGITPEQIRLVMNDMAFTPASGPSGGSRQNVMTGNATRVGCEMLVNAMRKPDGTYRTYEEMVAENIPLRYDGKWTASMCTDCDPETAKGDPFAIYMYEVFMPEVEVDMKTGKAKVVKFTTVADIGTITNRATTDGQIYGGLAQGIGLALTEDFEDLKKHTNLIACGLPFIQDIPDNLEIIYNITPREHGPYGAAGVGEGPLTAPHPAILNAIYHATGVRIYAVPALPEKIKAGLEKLKI
- a CDS encoding histidine phosphatase family protein codes for the protein MQDRKIYLARHGRIAADGNSDHRYIGQIDVPLSAEGIRQAALLRQALARQEIGHIFSSDLTRSAHTAAIIAAGRGLTPVSRADLREIAMGQWEGKSLADIARQCPADYAERGRDIVNYRIPGGESFADCQNRINAALAEILASTAGNVLIVGHAGINRLLLCQALGMPVTGLFRIGQDYGCLNILVNSDRQYRVQLLNAWLGPTAAAPDCGYSGGGCC